In Fervidicoccaceae archaeon, the DNA window CGGAGCTCTACTGCGACAAGCTGCTGGAGGCTCCCGCAGCTTTAAGACTCGAGGAGCTCATAGCGCTCGGCAACATGGTGATGGATCTTTGCGCGGGGGACCCTCGCTCGTAGAGAAGACACTGGAGCTCCTCGCCGAGGGGCCCCTCTGCTTCTCGTGCCTCGGCAGACAGTTCGCCTCCCTCCTGCGGGGCCTCACGAATGCCGAGAGAGGCAGAGCCCTCGCGCTCGTTGCCGTGGCCGAGCTTTACTCGAAGGCGGTGAGCGGCGACGAAGAGGCCAGGGAGGCTCTGCGCAGAATAGCGAGAAGCCTTCCAATCGAATTTGGCGAGAGTCTGAGAGCTCTCGGAATAGGGCGAGAGGAGCCCCCGGGTTCTTGCAGGCTCTGCGGCGGACTGATGGGGGAGCTCCGAGCCTTGGCGGAGAGAGCCTCGGAGCTCCTGAAGAACAGCATGGCGGAGACGTTCGTCGTCGGCGTGAGAGGGGGTGCGCTAGCGTTAAGACTCGAGGACGAGCTCTGGAGAAGGCACTCGATCACCTCGGCGGAGAGTCTGAAGAACGAGGTGAAGCGAGAGCTAGGCAAAGCTATACAGGCTCTGACCGGGCTAACGGTGGACTTCTCGAACCCGGAGGCGCTGATCCTAGTCAACCTCGACGATTGGACTCTCGAGCTCTCGCTCAACCCCGTGAGAATTTACGGGAGGTACCTCAAAATCGGGAGGAACATAAGTCAGGCCAGGTGGGTCAAGCGAGACGGAAGTAAAGTCTATGAGTTCTCGGTCCAGGACGCGCTCGAGCCTCTGAGAGAGTACTTCGGCGGAGCCGACGTGGTGATACACGCCTCGGGCCGCGAGGACGTTGACGCGAGAATGCTGGGGAGAGGGAGGACGTTAGTTGTCGAAATAAAGAACCCGAGACGCGCGCGCATTAACGCGGAATTCCTGACGAGCCTCGTGAACAGGCGCAGCGCTTGGGTCAAGTTCGAGCTCGAGAGGAAAGCGGGGAAGAGCGACGTCAGACGCGTCAAGGGCAGCGACGCCCTGAAGAGGAAAGTCTATAAGGCTCTCATTGTTGCCTCCGCTCCCCTGAGCCCCGAGACCTTGAAGAGCTTGGAGGAGGCCTTCCGCAACACGGTCGTCAACCAGAGGACGCCGCTGCGCGTACTCGCCAGAAGAGCCGATATCGTCAGGAAGAAGGCAGTCTACGAGGTCAAGACGCTTCAATACACTCGAAGGATCTTCGAGGCCTTGATAAGAGCGGAGGGGGGATTATACGTCAAAGAGCTCGTCTCGGGAGATGGAGGCAGAACCGAACCCAGCTTCTCGAGCGTAACGGGCGTCAATATGTCGTGCGTAGAGCTCGACGTGCTGCACGTCGAGGAGCCCGAGTAAGCGGAGGGCCTCGAGCCAAAAACTAAATTTATAGACGGCGAAAGAGAAGAAAAATAAACAACGTAAGTGATCCGACCCTTCGTCACTACAACGAGGTGCTTGGGGAGTGGTTAAGCCCTCTAAAGGGACGAGACACAGAACTAGGAAGCTTCTCAGGAAGAGCGTCAGAGAACGCGGAGGAGTGCCCCCGCTCAGCCTCCTCATGATAGAGTACAAGGTAGGAGACAAGGTGGCCCTGATAGCGAACCCGGCAATCCACGCCGGCATGCCCCACCGTAGATACCACGGGTTGACCGGCACAGTGGTCGGCCGCCGAGGGCGCGCCTACGAGGTCAAGGTGGAGCTCGGAGGCAAGAAGAAGATCCTTTTCGTTA includes these proteins:
- a CDS encoding tRNA pseudouridine(54/55) synthase Pus10, which encodes MRGGPSLVEKTLELLAEGPLCFSCLGRQFASLLRGLTNAERGRALALVAVAELYSKAVSGDEEAREALRRIARSLPIEFGESLRALGIGREEPPGSCRLCGGLMGELRALAERASELLKNSMAETFVVGVRGGALALRLEDELWRRHSITSAESLKNEVKRELGKAIQALTGLTVDFSNPEALILVNLDDWTLELSLNPVRIYGRYLKIGRNISQARWVKRDGSKVYEFSVQDALEPLREYFGGADVVIHASGREDVDARMLGRGRTLVVEIKNPRRARINAEFLTSLVNRRSAWVKFELERKAGKSDVRRVKGSDALKRKVYKALIVASAPLSPETLKSLEEAFRNTVVNQRTPLRVLARRADIVRKKAVYEVKTLQYTRRIFEALIRAEGGLYVKELVSGDGGRTEPSFSSVTGVNMSCVELDVLHVEEPE
- a CDS encoding 50S ribosomal protein L21e gives rise to the protein MVKPSKGTRHRTRKLLRKSVRERGGVPPLSLLMIEYKVGDKVALIANPAIHAGMPHRRYHGLTGTVVGRRGRAYEVKVELGGKKKILFVRPEHLRPLNRLLGH